From a region of the uncultured Draconibacterium sp. genome:
- the proS gene encoding proline--tRNA ligase yields the protein MAKELTSRSENYSQWYQDLVIKADLAENSAVRGCMVIKPYGYAIWEKMQAELDRMFKETGHVNAYFPLFIPKSFFSKEADHVEGFAKECAVVTHYRLKNDEENGGVIVDPDAKLEEELIVRPTSETIIWNTYKNWIQSYRDLPILCNQWANVVRWEMRTRLFLRTAEFLWQEGHTAHATKAEAIEETEKIINLYADFAENFMAVPVIKGLKSANERFAGALETYSIEALMQDGKALQSGTSHFLGQNFAKAFDVKFANKEGKEEYVWATSWGVSTRLMGALIMAHSDDNGLVLPPKLAPFQVVIVPIYRKEEQLAAITEKVDEIVAKLKERGISVKYDDRDTRKPGYKFAEHELRGVPVRLAMGPRDLENGTVEVARRDNLTKEVTPLENIDEYVEKLLEDIQQNIYQKAFDYRAENTRKVDTWEEFKEVLTTKGGFISAHWDGTPETEEAIKNETKATIRCMPLEYEEEEGVCIYSGKPSKRRVLFALAY from the coding sequence ATGGCGAAAGAATTGACCTCGCGTAGCGAGAATTATTCACAATGGTACCAGGATTTGGTAATTAAAGCAGACCTTGCCGAGAACTCAGCAGTGAGGGGCTGTATGGTTATAAAGCCTTATGGCTATGCTATTTGGGAGAAAATGCAGGCCGAGTTAGACCGTATGTTTAAAGAGACCGGACACGTAAACGCATACTTCCCGCTTTTTATACCAAAATCTTTTTTTAGTAAAGAAGCTGATCACGTTGAAGGATTTGCAAAAGAGTGTGCAGTAGTAACTCATTATCGCTTAAAAAACGATGAGGAAAATGGCGGTGTTATTGTTGACCCGGATGCCAAACTGGAAGAGGAACTAATTGTACGCCCGACTTCTGAAACCATAATCTGGAATACGTATAAAAACTGGATCCAGTCGTACCGCGATCTGCCAATCCTTTGTAACCAGTGGGCAAATGTTGTACGTTGGGAAATGCGTACCCGCCTGTTTTTGCGTACTGCCGAGTTTTTGTGGCAGGAAGGTCACACGGCGCACGCCACAAAGGCCGAGGCCATTGAGGAAACGGAAAAAATTATAAATTTATATGCCGACTTTGCTGAGAACTTTATGGCCGTTCCGGTTATAAAAGGTTTAAAATCGGCTAACGAACGTTTTGCCGGTGCTTTGGAAACTTATTCTATCGAAGCATTGATGCAGGATGGAAAAGCATTGCAGTCAGGAACATCGCATTTCCTGGGGCAGAATTTTGCCAAAGCTTTCGACGTAAAATTTGCCAATAAAGAAGGCAAAGAAGAATATGTTTGGGCAACATCGTGGGGTGTTTCTACTCGTTTGATGGGGGCGTTGATTATGGCGCACTCTGATGATAACGGTTTGGTGCTTCCTCCAAAACTGGCTCCTTTCCAGGTGGTAATTGTGCCTATTTATCGCAAAGAGGAGCAACTGGCAGCGATTACCGAAAAGGTCGATGAAATTGTTGCTAAATTAAAAGAAAGAGGTATTTCAGTTAAATACGACGATCGCGATACACGTAAACCAGGATATAAATTTGCAGAACATGAATTGAGAGGAGTTCCGGTGCGATTGGCAATGGGACCACGCGATTTGGAAAACGGAACAGTGGAAGTTGCACGTCGTGATAACCTGACAAAAGAAGTTACGCCACTTGAAAATATCGATGAATACGTTGAAAAACTTTTAGAAGATATTCAGCAAAATATTTACCAGAAAGCTTTTGATTACAGAGCAGAAAATACACGCAAAGTGGACACCTGGGAAGAGTTTAAAGAAGTGTTGACCACAAAAGGTGGTTTTATTTCAGCACACTGGGATGGCACTCCTGAAACCGAGGAAGCCATTAAAAACGAAACCAAGGCCACTATTCGTTGTATGCCACTGGAATACGAAGAGGAAGAAGGAGTTTGTATTTATTCGGGCAAACCTTCAAAACGCAGAGTATTGTTTGCATTGGCTTATTAA
- a CDS encoding outer membrane protein transport protein: MKKYFSILLLALFMPFFMQAQDLLDALRYSNIQVSGTARAGAMGNAFGALGGDFTSISINPAGLGVYRTSELTVTPKFTYGKMEGNYMNTLMEDNKYNVALNNLSYVTVIPTASRSDVGLISVNLGIGYNRLKDFNSNSLMGASGVTSSFLDDLIENGNGEDPNAGWSDYYEELAYYNSETNSGADIMYYDEDAGFWRSDIQKNPFDQNVENYPVSQRKSISRTGSIDEYNFAVGLNFNHKIYLGATLGVTDIYYRESSTYEEWDDQNVIPNFVDMQFDSYLRTTGTGYNFKFGLIYKPINEVRLGASIHTPTFYDMHDFFHTSMYSRNDFEDTGVVDDAGYSPLNNYDYQLHTPLRATFSGAFVIAKKGLISVDYEYVDYSSAKLRKGGDGYGFTPENQEIKDAYKSVGNIRIGGELRATNNLSLRAGYEYYPTAYKSTSLGNDQFKSNDELNVYSAGLGYRFGSFTFDLAYRLTDMMEYELPYSAPSSGYYPVPEAASFDGLTHDVMFTLGFKF, from the coding sequence ATGAAAAAATATTTCAGCATACTCTTACTGGCTCTATTTATGCCCTTTTTTATGCAGGCTCAAGACTTGCTCGATGCACTTCGTTATTCCAATATTCAGGTATCAGGAACCGCACGTGCCGGAGCAATGGGTAATGCATTTGGAGCTTTAGGCGGCGATTTTACTTCTATCAGTATCAATCCGGCCGGCCTGGGAGTTTACCGCACGTCGGAACTTACCGTGACGCCAAAATTTACTTACGGCAAAATGGAAGGCAACTACATGAATACCTTGATGGAAGATAACAAATACAACGTTGCCTTAAATAATTTGAGCTACGTAACCGTTATTCCAACTGCTTCGCGTAGCGATGTTGGTTTGATCAGCGTTAACCTTGGAATTGGCTACAACCGCCTGAAAGACTTTAACAGCAACTCGCTTATGGGAGCTTCTGGAGTAACAAGTTCATTTTTGGATGACCTGATTGAAAATGGAAATGGAGAAGATCCAAATGCAGGATGGAGCGATTACTACGAAGAGTTGGCCTATTACAATTCGGAGACAAATTCGGGTGCCGATATAATGTATTACGATGAAGATGCAGGATTTTGGAGAAGTGATATTCAAAAAAATCCTTTTGACCAGAATGTTGAGAACTACCCGGTATCGCAAAGGAAAAGTATTTCCCGTACCGGATCAATAGATGAATACAACTTTGCCGTTGGATTAAACTTCAACCACAAAATATATTTAGGAGCCACCTTAGGCGTGACAGATATTTATTACCGAGAATCGAGCACTTACGAGGAATGGGACGATCAGAACGTAATTCCAAACTTTGTTGACATGCAATTCGACAGCTACCTGAGAACAACAGGAACTGGTTACAACTTTAAATTTGGACTAATCTACAAGCCTATTAACGAAGTTCGTTTGGGTGCATCGATTCACACGCCAACATTTTATGACATGCACGATTTCTTCCATACATCGATGTATTCAAGAAATGATTTTGAAGACACTGGCGTAGTTGATGATGCCGGATATTCACCTCTAAACAATTACGATTATCAATTGCATACGCCACTTCGTGCAACATTTAGCGGTGCTTTTGTTATTGCAAAAAAAGGTTTGATCAGTGTTGATTATGAATATGTTGATTATTCGTCGGCAAAACTAAGAAAAGGTGGCGATGGTTACGGATTTACTCCCGAAAATCAGGAAATCAAGGATGCCTATAAATCGGTTGGAAACATCCGTATTGGTGGCGAATTGCGCGCAACCAACAACTTAAGTTTACGTGCCGGTTACGAGTATTATCCAACCGCTTACAAATCGACATCGTTAGGAAACGATCAATTCAAATCGAACGACGAACTGAATGTGTACTCAGCCGGTTTAGGTTACCGTTTTGGCAGTTTCACTTTCGACCTTGCCTACCGACTGACTGATATGATGGAATACGAACTTCCGTATAGTGCGCCTAGTTCAGGTTACTATCCGGTACCGGAAGCAGCCAGTTTTGATGGTTTAACTCACGATGTAATGTTTACGCTGGGATTTAAATTTTAG
- a CDS encoding LytTR family DNA-binding domain-containing protein, giving the protein MAKSKTLNCIIVDDEPLSQDVIRDFVETCPELELVGVCNDALEAGQLLKQKDIDLLFLDINMPKLSGIGFVKSLKEPPLFILVTAYPEFALDGFEVDAVDYLLKPVSFERFRTAVNRALERFSSRTESIGQHLMVRASKKDYRLNFDEIIYLEAQGDYVRFVTETQTLMVHGRFKDFIAQLPENRFARIHKSYVVSLAKVVYLEGNSVKLGDVKLPVSLSFKEAFVIKLNA; this is encoded by the coding sequence ATGGCCAAATCAAAAACTTTGAACTGTATTATTGTTGACGACGAGCCTTTATCGCAGGACGTGATCCGAGATTTTGTGGAAACCTGTCCTGAGCTGGAGCTTGTCGGAGTTTGTAACGATGCCCTGGAAGCTGGTCAGTTGTTAAAACAGAAAGATATCGACTTGCTGTTTTTAGATATAAACATGCCCAAATTAAGCGGAATTGGTTTTGTGAAAAGTTTAAAAGAACCGCCACTTTTTATTTTGGTTACCGCCTATCCCGAATTTGCTTTGGATGGTTTTGAGGTTGATGCGGTGGACTATTTGCTCAAACCTGTTTCATTCGAAAGGTTTCGAACGGCAGTAAATAGGGCACTCGAACGTTTTTCCTCACGCACAGAAAGCATCGGGCAACATTTAATGGTACGTGCCAGTAAAAAGGATTACCGCTTAAATTTCGACGAAATAATTTACCTGGAAGCGCAGGGCGATTATGTACGTTTTGTTACCGAAACACAAACGTTGATGGTGCACGGACGATTCAAAGATTTTATTGCCCAGCTACCGGAAAACCGATTCGCCCGCATTCATAAATCGTATGTGGTTTCGCTTGCCAAAGTGGTTTATCTCGAGGGTAACAGCGTTAAACTCGGCGATGTAAAACTACCGGTTAGTTTGAGTTTTAAAGAGGCTTTTGTAATTAAATTAAATGCATAA
- a CDS encoding histidine kinase, translated as MNVLKVSAEVKQIDLIYTAVFHLPIVCVVYLNLKLLFPFLWERGNYFNYAAAIIAAVALGAGFYLLLFDSLIDYIFKGYYFIAYYSFWDISLFFAIYLFISSLLHLARGYFRAEELEKEKSQAELKALKSQINPHFLFNSLNSIYSMARKESKEVPGKIVQLSDLMRHIIYDSDADFIALEKEMEMLQNYIDMQNLRSGKNKIEFNTIGDIKGKKIAPLLFLPFVENSFKHGMKGGANDAFVNIKVEVADKVLHFEVENSKGKAIDPLSAKYHGIGIENVKRRLEMIYPNQHKLKISDNKETFKVLLQVQLN; from the coding sequence ATGAACGTTTTAAAAGTGTCGGCCGAAGTTAAACAGATCGACCTTATTTATACGGCTGTATTTCACCTGCCTATTGTTTGCGTGGTTTACCTGAATTTGAAACTGCTTTTTCCATTTCTTTGGGAACGTGGCAATTATTTTAACTACGCTGCCGCTATAATTGCGGCGGTTGCTTTGGGTGCAGGTTTTTATCTGTTGTTATTCGATAGCCTTATCGACTACATTTTTAAAGGCTATTATTTTATTGCCTATTATAGCTTTTGGGATATTTCGCTGTTTTTTGCCATTTACCTGTTTATTTCCAGTTTATTGCACCTGGCACGAGGATATTTCCGTGCAGAAGAACTGGAAAAGGAAAAATCGCAGGCCGAGTTAAAAGCTTTGAAATCGCAGATCAATCCGCATTTTCTTTTTAATTCGCTGAACAGTATTTACAGCATGGCCCGAAAAGAATCAAAAGAAGTACCGGGAAAGATTGTTCAGCTCAGCGATTTAATGCGCCATATTATTTACGATTCGGATGCCGATTTTATCGCCTTGGAAAAGGAGATGGAAATGCTGCAGAATTATATCGATATGCAGAACCTCCGGTCGGGGAAAAACAAAATTGAATTCAACACGATCGGCGATATAAAAGGTAAAAAGATAGCGCCTTTATTATTTCTTCCTTTTGTAGAGAACAGTTTTAAACATGGGATGAAAGGTGGTGCGAATGACGCCTTCGTGAACATAAAAGTTGAAGTTGCGGATAAGGTTTTACATTTCGAGGTTGAAAATAGCAAAGGGAAGGCTATCGATCCGCTCTCGGCTAAATATCACGGCATTGGAATTGAAAACGTAAAAAGGCGTCTGGAAATGATCTATCCCAATCAACACAAGTTGAAGATTTCGGACAACAAAGAAACATTTAAAGTACTTTTACAGGTGCAACTGAATTAG